One Rattus norvegicus strain BN/NHsdMcwi chromosome 18, GRCr8, whole genome shotgun sequence DNA segment encodes these proteins:
- the Txnl1 gene encoding thioredoxin-like protein 1, with the protein MVGVKPVGSDPDFQPELSGAGSRLAVVKFTMRGCGPCLRIAPAFSSMSNKYPQAVFLEVDVHQCQGTAATNNISATPTFLFFRNKVRIDQYQGADAVGLEEKIKQHLENDPGSNEDTDIPKGYMDLMPFINKAGCECLNESDEHGFDNCLRKDLSFLESDCDEQLLITVAFNQPVKLYSMKFQGPDNGQGPKYVKIFINLPRSMDFEEAERSEPTQALELTEDDIKEDGIVPLRYVKFQNVNSVTLFVQSNQGEEETTRISYFTFIGTPVQATNMNDFKRVVGKKGESH; encoded by the exons ATGGTGGGAGTGAAGCCGGTCGGGAGCGATCCAGATTTCCAGCCGGAGCTGAGTGGGGCGGGCTCCAGACTTGCTGTGGTCAAGTTCACCATGAGAGG GTGTGGACCATGTTTGAGGATCGCCCCGGCATTCAGTTCTATGAGTAATAAGTACCCACAGGCAGTCTTCTTGGAAGTAGATGTGCATCAGTGCCAG GGAACAGCTGCCACCAACAATATATCAGCAACacctacatttttgttttttcgaAACAAAGTGAGAATTGATCAGTATCAAGGAGCAGATGCTGTGGGACTGGAAGAAAAAATCAAGCAGCATTTAGAAAATGACCCTGGAAGCAATGAGGACACAGACATTCCCAAGGGCTAT ATGGATTTAATGCCTTTTATTAACAAAGCTGGCTGCGAATGTCTCAATGAAAGTGATGAGCACGGCTTTGACAACTGCTTACGAAAAGACCTGTCCTTCTTGGAGTCTGACTGCGACGAGCAG CTGCTTATTACTGTGGCATTCAATCAACCAGTTAAACTTTATTCCATGAAGTTTCAAGGACCAGATAATG GTCAGGGTCctaaatatgtaaaaatttttATCAACCTACCCCGATCTATGGACTttgaggaggcagaaaggagtgaGCCAACCCAAGCTCTGGAACTGACAGAAGATGACATTAAAGAAGATGGCATTGTTCCTCTTCGTTATGTTAAATTTCAGAATGTGAACAGTGTAACT TTGTTTGTTCAGTCTAAtcaaggagaagaagaaacaacaagaattTCCTATTTTACTTTCATTGGTACTCCCGTCCAGGCAACAAATATGAATGACTTCAAACGA gtaGTTGGCAAAAAGGGGGAAAGCCATTAG
- the Txnl1 gene encoding thioredoxin-like protein 1 isoform X1, whose translation MVGVKPVGSDPDFQPELSGAGSRLAVVKFTMRGCGPCLRIAPAFSSMSNKYPQAVFLEVDVHQCQGTAATNNISATPTFLFFRNKVRIDQYQGADAVGLEEKIKQHLENDPGSNEDTDIPKGYMDLMPFINKAGCECLNESDEHGFDNCLRKDLSFLESDCDEQLLITVAFNQPVKLYSMKFQGPDNGQGPKYVKIFINLPRSMDFEEAERSEPTQALELTEDDIKEDGIVPLRYVKFQNVNSVTLFVQSNQGEEETTRISYFTFIGTPVQATNMNDFKRRIHIGKLRVVSL comes from the exons ATGGTGGGAGTGAAGCCGGTCGGGAGCGATCCAGATTTCCAGCCGGAGCTGAGTGGGGCGGGCTCCAGACTTGCTGTGGTCAAGTTCACCATGAGAGG GTGTGGACCATGTTTGAGGATCGCCCCGGCATTCAGTTCTATGAGTAATAAGTACCCACAGGCAGTCTTCTTGGAAGTAGATGTGCATCAGTGCCAG GGAACAGCTGCCACCAACAATATATCAGCAACacctacatttttgttttttcgaAACAAAGTGAGAATTGATCAGTATCAAGGAGCAGATGCTGTGGGACTGGAAGAAAAAATCAAGCAGCATTTAGAAAATGACCCTGGAAGCAATGAGGACACAGACATTCCCAAGGGCTAT ATGGATTTAATGCCTTTTATTAACAAAGCTGGCTGCGAATGTCTCAATGAAAGTGATGAGCACGGCTTTGACAACTGCTTACGAAAAGACCTGTCCTTCTTGGAGTCTGACTGCGACGAGCAG CTGCTTATTACTGTGGCATTCAATCAACCAGTTAAACTTTATTCCATGAAGTTTCAAGGACCAGATAATG GTCAGGGTCctaaatatgtaaaaatttttATCAACCTACCCCGATCTATGGACTttgaggaggcagaaaggagtgaGCCAACCCAAGCTCTGGAACTGACAGAAGATGACATTAAAGAAGATGGCATTGTTCCTCTTCGTTATGTTAAATTTCAGAATGTGAACAGTGTAACT TTGTTTGTTCAGTCTAAtcaaggagaagaagaaacaacaagaattTCCTATTTTACTTTCATTGGTACTCCCGTCCAGGCAACAAATATGAATGACTTCAAACGA AGAATACATATTGGCAAGTTGAGAGTTGTCAGCCTGTGA
- the Txnl1 gene encoding thioredoxin-like protein 1 isoform X2, which translates to MVGVKPVGSDPDFQPELSGAGSRLAVVKFTMRGCGPCLRIAPAFSSMSNKYPQAVFLEVDVHQCQGTAATNNISATPTFLFFRNKVRIDQYQGADAVGLEEKIKQHLENDPGSNEDTDIPKGYMDLMPFINKAGCECLNESDEHGFDNCLRKDLSFLESDCDEQLLITVAFNQPVKLYSMKFQGPDNGQGPKYVKIFINLPRSMDFEEAERSEPTQALELTEDDIKEDGIVPLRYVKFQNVNSVTLFVQSNQGEEETTRISYFTFIGTPVQATNMNDFKRLF; encoded by the exons ATGGTGGGAGTGAAGCCGGTCGGGAGCGATCCAGATTTCCAGCCGGAGCTGAGTGGGGCGGGCTCCAGACTTGCTGTGGTCAAGTTCACCATGAGAGG GTGTGGACCATGTTTGAGGATCGCCCCGGCATTCAGTTCTATGAGTAATAAGTACCCACAGGCAGTCTTCTTGGAAGTAGATGTGCATCAGTGCCAG GGAACAGCTGCCACCAACAATATATCAGCAACacctacatttttgttttttcgaAACAAAGTGAGAATTGATCAGTATCAAGGAGCAGATGCTGTGGGACTGGAAGAAAAAATCAAGCAGCATTTAGAAAATGACCCTGGAAGCAATGAGGACACAGACATTCCCAAGGGCTAT ATGGATTTAATGCCTTTTATTAACAAAGCTGGCTGCGAATGTCTCAATGAAAGTGATGAGCACGGCTTTGACAACTGCTTACGAAAAGACCTGTCCTTCTTGGAGTCTGACTGCGACGAGCAG CTGCTTATTACTGTGGCATTCAATCAACCAGTTAAACTTTATTCCATGAAGTTTCAAGGACCAGATAATG GTCAGGGTCctaaatatgtaaaaatttttATCAACCTACCCCGATCTATGGACTttgaggaggcagaaaggagtgaGCCAACCCAAGCTCTGGAACTGACAGAAGATGACATTAAAGAAGATGGCATTGTTCCTCTTCGTTATGTTAAATTTCAGAATGTGAACAGTGTAACT TTGTTTGTTCAGTCTAAtcaaggagaagaagaaacaacaagaattTCCTATTTTACTTTCATTGGTACTCCCGTCCAGGCAACAAATATGAATGACTTCAAACGA CTTTTTTAA